Genomic segment of Ruegeria sp. TM1040:
GGGTGTCTCTGATATTTCTCCGATTTGAGGTGGAATACAGAGAGCAAATTGCTCATAAGGGGAGCGGATACCACAAAACGGAGCCGATTCATGGACAAAACGGATGAACGCCTGATCGCGGCCCTGCGCCACGATGCCCGGGCTTCGCTCTCTGATCTGGCCATGCAGCTGGAGCTGTCGCGCACCACCGTCCGCACGCGGATCGAGCGGCTGCAATCGCGCGGGGATATTCTGGGCTTTACCGTGGTTCTGAAAGAGGACGTGCTGCGCGATCCGGTGCGAGGTCTGATGATGATCGGCATCGAGGGGCGCGGAGCGGCGCGGATTACCCGTCAGCTTCAGGGCTTGCCCGAAGTGCGCGCGATCCACACCACCAATGGGCGTTGGGATCTGATTGTGGAGCTCGGCACAGAAACGCTGGAGACGCTGGATGAGGCGCTGGCAAAGATCCGCATGTTTGATGGGGTGGTGACCAGCGAGACAAACCTTCTTCTGGCCACCAAGAAAGATAGTCGCGTCTAAGCGCCTGGGGTCAGGCGTTTTTGCGCGCGTGACGCGCAGCTGCAAACCAAAGCGCAGCCAATCCGAGCGAGATCACCGCGTTCCAGCCTGCCATGGAGAGGCCGAGCATCTCCCAGGGGATGTCGTCACAGCGGACAAGCGGTGCCGACATGATCTGCGACATCAGCTCATCTGCGCTGAGGCTTTCGATCGC
This window contains:
- a CDS encoding Lrp/AsnC family transcriptional regulator, giving the protein MDKTDERLIAALRHDARASLSDLAMQLELSRTTVRTRIERLQSRGDILGFTVVLKEDVLRDPVRGLMMIGIEGRGAARITRQLQGLPEVRAIHTTNGRWDLIVELGTETLETLDEALAKIRMFDGVVTSETNLLLATKKDSRV